The Trichomycterus rosablanca isolate fTriRos1 chromosome 15, fTriRos1.hap1, whole genome shotgun sequence genome contains a region encoding:
- the cldng gene encoding claudin-like protein ZF-A9, whose translation MSAGLQILGTALGVLGWLGTIVACALPVWRVTAFVGSNIVTAQVVWEGLWMSCVVQSTGQMQCKVFDSMLALPSDLQASRAILVIALLVALIAIFASSAGGECTNCLDSGSAKSRVATAAGVFFVVAGVLSLVPPSWTANVVIGDFYNPLVAQGQKRELGASIFICWGSAVLMLIGGGLLCTSWHRGGEKRAGHYKPASQTSRERSAYV comes from the coding sequence ATGTCTGCAGGGCTACAGATTCTCGGTACAGCACTGGGAGTGCTCGGGTGGCTGGGCACTATCGTCGCCTGTGCGCTCCCAGTATGGCGCGTGACCGCTTTTGTTGGCAGCAACATTGTGACTGCGCAGGTAGTCTGGGAGGGCCTGTGGATGAGCTGTGTGGTTCAGAGCACTGGCCAAATGCAGTGCAAGGTTTTCGACTCCATGTTGGCCCTACCTTCAGACCTACAGGCATCTCGGGCTATCCTCGTCATCgccctgctggtcgcgttgaTTGCCATATTTGCTAGCAGCGCGGGGGGCGAGTGCACAAATTGCCTGGACTCGGGCTCTGCCAAATCCAGAGTGGCTACAGCAGCTGGGGTCTTCTTCGTCGTCGCAGGGGTTCTGAGTCTTGTGCCACCCAGCTGGACGGCCAACGTGGTGATCGGGGACTTCTACAACCCATTGGTGGCCCAGGGGCAGAAGAGGGAGCTGGGTGCgtctatttttatctgctgGGGTTCAGCCGTCCTCATGCTGATCGGCGGAGGGCTGCTGTGTACCTCTTGGCACAGAGGTGGGGAAAAACGAGCAGGCCATTATAAACCAGCATCTCAAACCAGTAGAGAGCGCTCTGCTTATGTCTAA